The following proteins are encoded in a genomic region of Desulfosporosinus youngiae DSM 17734:
- a CDS encoding MDR family MFS transporter, with protein sequence MNWKRTNLVTAIMLVMFLAAVEGTIITMAMPTIAKELQGFELISLVFSVYLLTSAISTPIYGKLADLYGRKYVLSISILLFLAGSFLCGLSQSMVMLIAFRAVQGLGAGGIFTVSYTIIGDEFPLEERSKIQGGLSTVWGVATLVGPFLGGFLIDLLSWHWIFFINIPFGLVAVVLLQRSLQETFEKKKQSIDYGGIITLSLAVIALLSIFIFDQNSNSQAYPLFAGTAVTIAILMMLLFYKIEKKAKEPILPFGIFTKTSTIVNLLSFLIFAVLMGIDVYIPLYLQNVLGYRPTISGLAMLPMSVSWLIVSIILGKLLVKYGGKAVTVTANVVILIGALLLTTLGTASPILLVLIYCFVLGIGFGGASTVLTIIIQDSVDYHQRGSAVGANSLLRTLGQTIGISVFGNIFNSHITGYFINQGIEGVNSSNLYQPSPSDLALTSEQISLALNSSMHVLFIAFVIISGLSLILSMAMPGRKEKEANCGINPLQH encoded by the coding sequence ATGAATTGGAAAAGAACAAATTTAGTTACAGCAATCATGTTGGTCATGTTTTTAGCAGCAGTTGAAGGAACAATTATTACTATGGCAATGCCTACCATTGCCAAGGAATTGCAGGGATTTGAACTGATCAGCCTGGTTTTTTCGGTTTATCTATTGACCTCAGCCATATCGACTCCTATTTACGGTAAGCTGGCAGACTTATATGGCAGGAAATATGTGCTTTCGATCAGTATCCTGCTGTTTTTAGCCGGCAGCTTTTTATGCGGTTTATCTCAGAGTATGGTTATGCTGATCGCTTTTCGCGCTGTTCAAGGGCTGGGCGCCGGCGGTATATTCACAGTCTCCTACACTATCATCGGAGATGAATTCCCGCTGGAGGAACGCTCAAAGATCCAAGGCGGGTTAAGCACGGTGTGGGGAGTCGCGACTCTTGTGGGCCCGTTCCTGGGAGGATTTTTAATTGACTTGCTTTCCTGGCACTGGATATTTTTCATCAATATTCCTTTTGGACTGGTAGCGGTTGTTCTACTGCAAAGATCCCTGCAGGAAACCTTTGAAAAGAAAAAACAGAGCATTGATTATGGGGGAATTATTACTTTATCCTTGGCGGTAATTGCACTTTTGAGTATTTTTATATTTGATCAAAACTCGAATTCCCAGGCTTATCCCCTCTTTGCCGGAACTGCAGTCACAATCGCTATTCTGATGATGCTGCTATTTTACAAAATTGAAAAAAAGGCAAAAGAACCGATTTTACCTTTTGGCATTTTTACCAAAACAAGTACCATCGTGAATCTGTTATCCTTCCTGATTTTCGCCGTATTGATGGGTATTGATGTTTATATACCCTTATACTTACAGAATGTTTTGGGATACCGTCCGACAATATCAGGACTGGCAATGCTGCCGATGTCGGTTTCCTGGCTGATCGTTTCGATCATCCTTGGGAAATTGCTGGTTAAGTATGGCGGAAAAGCTGTAACAGTGACGGCTAATGTCGTTATACTCATAGGCGCATTATTGCTGACCACACTGGGAACCGCTTCTCCGATCCTATTAGTATTAATCTATTGCTTCGTCCTGGGTATAGGTTTTGGCGGAGCGTCGACAGTTTTAACCATCATTATCCAGGATTCTGTCGATTACCACCAAAGAGGAAGTGCGGTTGGCGCCAATTCATTGCTCAGAACCCTGGGACAGACCATTGGCATCAGTGTTTTCGGAAATATCTTCAACTCCCATATCACCGGCTATTTTATCAACCAAGGGATTGAGGGAGTCAACTCAAGCAACCTTTATCAGCCTTCGCCGTCTGATCTTGCCCTTACTTCCGAACAGATAAGCTTAGCCTTGAATAGTTCTATGCATGTTCTGTTTATTGCCTTTGTCAT
- the ligD gene encoding DNA ligase D — protein MTAKLNEYNQKRNFARTLEPEGITEIAEADLRFVVQHHIARRDHYDFRLEWDGALLSWAVPKGPSYNTRDKRLAIQVEEHPLEYRNFEGTIPKGEYGGGVVMLWDEGCWEPSGDVAEGLRAGMLKFVLKGGRLKGKWALVRLKRKAGEKQENWLLLKEKDEYTKTDDGISGFNTSIRTGRTMREIEEGEDEKIVRNPFSSTLVQLAKLVHRVPVGEDWLYELKYDGYRILAYLEGNSVRLVTRNGHDYTTRFPDVASSLRDWAEGRAMILDGEMAITNPAGKTDFQALQNYMRNPQAQNLTYILFDLLALDGADLRGHRLIDRKETLAALMQDAPKNLHYSRHIRGKGKESFVAACKAGLEGIIGKKADSVYSGTRNADWIKLKCDQRQEFVIGGYTLSHKKTGGVSSLLLGVYESGELVYAGRAGTGLKEADMKELEKKFAGLKRTEPPFQLAPKPRSNEKITWLEPELVAEIKFAEWTEDNLLRQASFKGLRRDKNPKDIKREKADDEISSAKEAGRPMKADANSLIIEGIKISNPDKVIFADPEVTKGDVIRYYAQVAERMLPYVSHRVLSIVRCPKGISQTCFYKKHPGPGSQGIVTIPVSSSNGETDDYFYIENSTGLIAEAQMGTLEFHIWGSRVDELEKPDLMVFDLDPDEGMDLSRVRQGVRDMKNILSELSLNSYLKTSGGKGYHVVVPLKPAVSWDGFYDFAKRVAQVMEQKWPDRYTSNVRKAKRTNKIFIDWIRNGRGATSIAPYSVRARKGAGVSMPIGWDELDTVAPDGVNMAEAFRRIGGNDPWQGFFRNHQQLK, from the coding sequence ATGACCGCAAAACTCAACGAGTACAACCAGAAAAGAAACTTTGCCAGAACCTTAGAACCGGAAGGCATAACAGAAATAGCCGAAGCGGATCTAAGGTTTGTCGTCCAGCACCATATAGCCCGCAGAGATCACTACGATTTCCGCCTGGAATGGGATGGGGCTCTCTTGAGCTGGGCAGTGCCCAAGGGCCCTTCCTATAATACCCGGGACAAGAGGCTCGCCATACAGGTAGAAGAGCATCCCCTGGAATACAGGAACTTTGAGGGGACGATTCCCAAAGGGGAATACGGCGGCGGTGTGGTCATGCTCTGGGATGAAGGCTGCTGGGAACCCTCTGGGGATGTGGCTGAGGGACTCCGTGCAGGGATGCTGAAGTTTGTTCTGAAAGGAGGACGGCTTAAGGGAAAGTGGGCTCTGGTGCGCTTGAAAAGAAAAGCGGGGGAGAAGCAGGAAAACTGGCTGTTGCTTAAAGAAAAAGATGAGTATACTAAAACTGACGATGGGATTTCCGGGTTTAACACCAGCATCAGAACCGGACGCACTATGAGGGAAATTGAAGAAGGGGAAGACGAAAAGATCGTGCGGAACCCCTTCAGCAGTACGCTTGTGCAGCTGGCTAAACTAGTCCATAGGGTTCCTGTGGGTGAGGATTGGCTCTATGAGCTGAAATACGACGGCTACAGGATACTGGCGTATCTTGAAGGCAACAGCGTCCGGCTGGTTACCAGGAACGGCCATGATTATACAACGCGGTTTCCGGATGTGGCCTCTTCCCTCAGGGATTGGGCTGAGGGAAGGGCGATGATTCTGGACGGCGAAATGGCCATCACGAACCCAGCGGGCAAGACGGATTTTCAGGCTCTCCAGAACTATATGAGAAACCCCCAGGCTCAAAACCTGACTTATATCCTCTTTGATCTTCTGGCCCTGGATGGAGCGGACCTCCGGGGACACCGTCTGATTGACAGGAAAGAGACCCTGGCAGCCTTGATGCAGGATGCTCCCAAAAATCTCCATTACAGCCGGCATATCAGAGGAAAAGGCAAGGAAAGTTTCGTTGCGGCCTGCAAGGCGGGCCTGGAAGGGATCATTGGTAAAAAAGCCGATTCCGTCTACAGCGGAACAAGAAACGCCGACTGGATCAAACTTAAATGCGATCAAAGGCAGGAATTTGTGATCGGAGGCTATACCCTTTCCCATAAAAAGACCGGCGGAGTAAGTTCCCTGCTCCTGGGTGTCTATGAAAGCGGGGAATTAGTCTATGCCGGCCGGGCCGGTACCGGCCTGAAGGAAGCCGACATGAAAGAGCTGGAGAAAAAATTTGCGGGTTTAAAGAGAACGGAGCCCCCTTTCCAACTCGCGCCCAAGCCCAGGTCCAATGAAAAGATCACCTGGCTTGAACCTGAATTAGTGGCGGAAATTAAATTTGCTGAGTGGACCGAAGATAATCTGCTAAGGCAGGCGAGCTTCAAAGGCCTGCGGAGGGATAAAAATCCTAAGGATATAAAAAGGGAAAAAGCGGACGATGAAATATCGTCCGCTAAAGAAGCGGGGAGACCTATGAAAGCCGACGCCAACAGCCTCATTATCGAAGGAATCAAGATCAGCAACCCGGACAAGGTGATCTTTGCCGACCCTGAAGTCACCAAGGGGGATGTGATCCGGTATTACGCTCAGGTAGCGGAGCGCATGCTGCCCTATGTGAGCCACAGGGTCCTCAGCATTGTGCGCTGTCCCAAAGGCATCTCCCAGACCTGTTTCTATAAGAAACATCCCGGTCCGGGCAGCCAGGGAATTGTCACAATTCCTGTTTCCTCCAGTAACGGAGAAACGGATGACTACTTCTATATTGAGAACTCAACCGGTCTGATTGCCGAAGCGCAAATGGGCACCCTGGAATTTCATATCTGGGGAAGCCGGGTAGATGAGCTGGAAAAGCCTGATCTGATGGTCTTTGATCTGGACCCGGATGAGGGAATGGATCTGAGCAGGGTGCGCCAGGGTGTGCGGGATATGAAGAATATTCTCAGCGAACTTTCCCTGAATTCCTATCTCAAAACCAGCGGCGGTAAAGGGTACCATGTGGTCGTCCCTTTAAAACCGGCTGTCTCATGGGATGGGTTTTACGATTTTGCCAAGCGCGTTGCCCAAGTGATGGAGCAGAAGTGGCCTGACCGCTACACAAGCAATGTAAGAAAGGCCAAGCGCACCAATAAGATCTTTATCGACTGGATTCGCAACGGCAGAGGCGCTACCAGCATTGCCCCTTATTCTGTCAGAGCGCGAAAAGGGGCCGGGGTGTCCATGCCCATTGGGTGGGATGAATTGGACACAGTGGCACCCGACGGCGTCAATATGGCAGAAGCGTTCCGGAGGATCGGCGGCAATGATCCTTGGCAAGGGTTTTTCCGGAATCATCAGCAGCTTAAATGA
- a CDS encoding PBECR2 nuclease fold domain-containing protein, whose amino-acid sequence MDEEKLIEVGVFYQELNNIIGSNIPLKKIYRSKGLLAHLIRRSHFNCLKHIDDIPAIINNPDYIGINPNEQGFTIELIKVFNKNILIGIKLDPDKNYLYVSTMHEIQKSKLNRRLYSGRIIKITDY is encoded by the coding sequence TTGGATGAAGAAAAACTCATTGAAGTTGGAGTGTTTTATCAAGAGTTAAATAATATAATAGGATCAAATATCCCATTGAAAAAGATATATCGTTCAAAAGGTTTACTAGCACATTTAATAAGGAGAAGTCACTTTAATTGCTTAAAACATATAGATGATATTCCTGCTATTATTAATAATCCTGATTATATTGGAATTAATCCTAATGAGCAGGGCTTTACCATTGAATTAATAAAAGTGTTCAATAAAAATATATTGATAGGAATAAAATTAGACCCTGATAAAAATTATTTATATGTTTCTACAATGCATGAAATTCAAAAATCCAAACTCAACAGAAGACTATATAGTGGAAGAATTATAAAAATCACTGACTACTAA
- a CDS encoding nucleoside-triphosphatase: MHIFLTGEIQIGKSTVINKTLDLLKITPQGFRTYFGPDRANSDRLLYLNSAAQPQTFNEAKAVVRFRAGRPPEVIIERFDRYGAQLIRGARADLDSPLILMDECGSLESRALVFQQEILAALDGAKPILGVIKLASSGWTDQIREHAKVALLTVTRENRDRLPRLLADSLSNFIERSEL, from the coding sequence GTGCATATTTTTCTGACCGGCGAAATCCAGATCGGCAAAAGCACAGTCATTAACAAGACCTTGGATTTATTAAAGATTACCCCTCAGGGTTTTCGGACTTACTTCGGACCTGACCGGGCTAATTCGGATAGGCTGCTTTACCTGAATTCTGCAGCTCAGCCCCAGACGTTTAATGAAGCAAAGGCTGTTGTGCGTTTTCGGGCAGGGCGTCCGCCGGAGGTTATAATCGAAAGGTTCGACAGGTATGGGGCCCAGCTGATTCGTGGGGCCAGGGCTGACTTGGATTCGCCCTTGATTTTAATGGATGAATGCGGCAGTCTGGAGAGCAGAGCTCTGGTATTTCAGCAGGAGATTTTGGCTGCCCTGGATGGTGCCAAGCCCATACTCGGTGTCATTAAGCTGGCCAGCAGCGGCTGGACGGACCAAATCAGAGAGCACGCCAAGGTGGCTCTGCTTACCGTAACCCGGGAAAACAGAGATCGGCTGCCCCGGCTGTTGGCTGATTCGCTCAGTAATTTTATAGAGCGTTCTGAATTATAG
- a CDS encoding class I SAM-dependent methyltransferase, producing MNFEWNSQTIRWYEEANAYSGFFGKVAGLIAPMLQGYSTLCDIGCGLGLLDLELSSSIGSITCLDINPNALAALQKNIEARQIGNLEPRLMDCRDLEGEWDVICISFFGSREIENFLPYCRELIAVVGKQQQSELYPEKYRKFSKNTAEKVEEVLKEKGMDYVLREAAFEFGQPFHSQADAEDFVRTHCPAISPEDLSSFLEESLKATGDSQLPWVIPRLKSFGVFEIKGGL from the coding sequence ATGAATTTTGAATGGAATTCCCAAACCATCCGCTGGTATGAGGAGGCCAACGCCTATTCAGGGTTTTTCGGGAAGGTGGCGGGACTGATTGCTCCTATGCTGCAAGGTTATTCCACTCTCTGCGACATCGGCTGCGGCCTGGGTCTCTTGGATCTGGAGCTCAGCTCAAGCATCGGCAGCATCACCTGTCTGGATATTAACCCGAATGCGCTGGCGGCTTTACAGAAAAATATAGAGGCCAGGCAGATTGGCAACCTTGAGCCTCGCCTTATGGACTGCCGGGACTTGGAGGGGGAGTGGGATGTCATCTGTATTAGTTTTTTCGGCAGCAGAGAGATTGAAAATTTCCTCCCATACTGCCGTGAGCTGATTGCTGTGGTGGGGAAACAGCAGCAATCAGAGCTGTACCCGGAAAAATACCGGAAATTTTCTAAGAATACCGCTGAAAAGGTTGAGGAGGTTCTCAAGGAGAAAGGGATGGACTATGTTCTCAGGGAAGCCGCCTTTGAATTTGGTCAGCCCTTTCATTCCCAGGCTGATGCTGAAGATTTTGTCAGGACCCATTGCCCGGCAATCAGTCCCGAGGACTTGAGCAGTTTTCTGGAGGAGTCCCTCAAAGCAACCGGGGACTCTCAGTTACCCTGGGTCATTCCCCGCTTGAAATCCTTTGGGGTGTTCGAGATTAAAGGGGGTCTGTGA
- a CDS encoding DUF364 domain-containing protein, translating to MWELYDALIRGIPEDYRVDELVCGYHYTYVRSGEGSGVAAGRPYDQRMPMFNKNLLGSPLREVAACVKSWNLMEAALGAAALNAYYNNPQVARAKGVEFSDARRVEDRRYDPFIMSQNEVKGKRVVVVGHFPYLENLLEPVCDFSIIEWEPLAGDYPMPACEYLLPEADYAYLTCTALVDKTLPRLLELTRKAARVSLVGPGTPLASELFDYGIDELSGFIIKDNAQAFRVAAGAEQVKIFRAGQKVAFKAERQQDHEF from the coding sequence ATGTGGGAGTTATATGACGCCTTAATCCGAGGGATACCCGAAGATTATCGGGTGGATGAGCTGGTTTGCGGGTACCACTATACCTATGTCCGCAGCGGAGAAGGTTCCGGGGTGGCTGCGGGACGGCCTTATGATCAGCGGATGCCCATGTTCAACAAAAATCTCTTGGGATCGCCCCTGCGTGAGGTGGCGGCCTGTGTAAAATCATGGAACCTGATGGAGGCCGCTCTGGGTGCTGCAGCCCTGAACGCTTACTATAACAATCCTCAGGTGGCCAGAGCCAAGGGTGTGGAATTTTCCGATGCCAGACGCGTGGAAGACCGGCGCTATGATCCCTTTATCATGTCTCAGAATGAAGTCAAAGGAAAAAGGGTTGTGGTGGTTGGCCATTTTCCTTACCTGGAGAATCTTCTTGAACCGGTCTGCGACTTTTCCATCATTGAATGGGAGCCCTTAGCCGGGGACTACCCGATGCCGGCCTGTGAATACCTGCTTCCCGAAGCGGATTATGCCTACCTTACCTGCACAGCCCTGGTAGACAAGACTCTGCCCCGGCTTCTGGAACTGACGAGAAAGGCTGCCCGGGTCAGCCTGGTGGGGCCTGGGACCCCTTTAGCCTCGGAGCTGTTTGATTATGGGATTGATGAGCTGTCCGGATTTATCATTAAAGACAATGCTCAAGCCTTCAGAGTGGCCGCCGGGGCAGAACAGGTGAAGATCTTCAGGGCGGGGCAAAAGGTGGCTTTCAAAGCGGAAAGGCAGCAGGATCATGAATTTTGA
- a CDS encoding ATP-binding cassette domain-containing protein has protein sequence MTAQDFMTLLDSKSLQEVLQEYPIGRDFLANFRLNNLAKELTFSQALLEVDDEVLAEFGLDRFGALQDFCVFLEQFTPKENVLEGVKSLTIIGGWNKAKAPETVSLTISAGEIISIVGPTGSGKSRLLNDIECLAQGDTLTGRRILVNGAELEDLQRFEMEGKLVAQLSQNMNFVMDLTVREFLEMHAKCRLTPNVREVVEICFQCANQLAGEKFSEDTLVTQLSGGQSRALMIADTAYMSDSPIILIDEIENAGINRRQAIALLAKREKIIFVSTHDPLLALSAHKRIIIKNGGIAKVIEISDEEKESLGIIENLDNTMQKLRNALRAGEVIYKKDLSESPGA, from the coding sequence ATGACGGCACAAGATTTTATGACCCTCCTCGACAGTAAATCCCTGCAGGAGGTTTTGCAGGAATACCCCATCGGCCGGGACTTCCTGGCGAATTTCCGGCTGAATAATTTAGCGAAAGAGCTGACTTTCTCCCAGGCCTTGCTGGAGGTGGACGACGAAGTCCTGGCTGAATTCGGCTTGGACCGGTTTGGGGCCTTACAGGATTTTTGTGTATTTCTTGAGCAGTTTACCCCCAAAGAGAATGTGCTGGAAGGGGTAAAGTCCCTGACAATCATCGGCGGCTGGAATAAAGCCAAGGCACCGGAAACGGTCAGTCTTACCATCTCAGCCGGGGAAATCATCAGCATTGTGGGGCCCACCGGCTCAGGGAAAAGCCGGCTGCTTAATGACATCGAGTGCCTGGCCCAGGGAGATACCCTCACCGGCCGGAGAATCCTGGTCAATGGGGCCGAACTGGAGGATCTTCAGCGCTTCGAGATGGAAGGGAAGCTGGTGGCCCAGCTTTCCCAGAATATGAATTTCGTCATGGACCTGACGGTTCGTGAATTTCTGGAAATGCATGCCAAATGCCGGCTTACTCCCAATGTCAGGGAAGTGGTGGAAATCTGTTTTCAGTGTGCCAATCAGCTGGCCGGGGAAAAATTCTCCGAAGATACGTTGGTAACCCAGCTCAGCGGAGGCCAATCCCGGGCCCTGATGATCGCGGACACCGCTTATATGAGTGACTCTCCCATTATCTTGATCGACGAGATTGAAAATGCCGGAATCAACCGGCGGCAGGCCATTGCTCTGCTGGCCAAACGGGAAAAGATCATTTTTGTTTCCACCCATGACCCGCTTTTGGCCCTGAGCGCTCATAAGCGGATCATTATTAAAAACGGGGGGATCGCCAAGGTCATCGAGATTTCCGATGAGGAAAAGGAGAGTTTGGGAATCATTGAAAATCTCGATAATACCATGCAAAAGCTGCGCAATGCTCTGCGGGCCGGGGAAGTAATCTATAAGAAGGATCTCAGCGAGTCACCTGGGGCGTGA
- a CDS encoding GTP-binding protein: MKLITVAGPPSSGKTSVILKLIQCMNRARGSIGVVKFDCLTSFDNLSYEEAGVPVQTGFSGKVCPDHYFVSNIEDAVQWGVQSGFELLITESAGLCNRCSPYIQRIPAVCVIDNLSGVNTPRKIGPMLKYADIVVVTKGDIVSQAEREVFAFNIRQVNSGAKVIFVNGITGQGAFILAKYLQEAGEIRSLRDMKLRFTTPAAICSYCTGEIKIGTPYQMGMMKKMEFKEV, from the coding sequence ATGAAGCTGATCACAGTTGCGGGTCCGCCTTCTTCAGGCAAGACATCCGTCATACTTAAGCTGATCCAATGTATGAACCGTGCCCGAGGCAGCATCGGGGTGGTGAAATTTGACTGCCTGACTTCCTTTGACAATCTCAGCTATGAAGAGGCAGGAGTCCCTGTGCAAACCGGGTTTTCCGGAAAGGTATGTCCGGATCATTATTTCGTAAGCAATATTGAAGATGCGGTACAATGGGGAGTCCAGTCTGGTTTTGAGCTTCTCATTACGGAGAGCGCAGGTCTTTGCAACCGCTGTTCCCCTTATATTCAAAGGATTCCGGCGGTCTGTGTGATTGATAATTTGTCCGGAGTCAATACTCCCCGCAAAATCGGTCCAATGCTCAAATATGCGGATATTGTGGTTGTGACCAAAGGGGATATTGTTTCTCAGGCAGAACGGGAGGTCTTTGCCTTCAATATCCGGCAGGTGAATTCAGGGGCTAAGGTGATTTTTGTCAATGGGATAACCGGGCAGGGGGCCTTTATTCTGGCGAAATATCTGCAGGAGGCCGGAGAGATCCGGAGTCTCAGGGATATGAAGCTGCGCTTCACCACCCCTGCCGCCATCTGCTCTTATTGCACCGGGGAAATTAAAATCGGAACCCCTTATCAGATGGGAATGATGAAGAAGATGGAGTTTAAAGAAGTATGA
- a CDS encoding FecCD family ABC transporter permease, with the protein MGKLNRNNVVVLSLGILLIFSIIISIRLGRYPIPVQELLGILLSKFYPIEKFWPEQVEIVLLNIRLPRILLACLVGCCLSAAGAAYQGVFQNPMAAPDVLGASQGAAFGAALAILCYGNSTLITLSAFFFSLLTVALVYLISQRTRGKTILALVLSGIMISSLFSAGTSFIKLVADPTDQLPAITYWLMGSLAGAKFRDVLFSIIPMSLGLIPLLLLRWRLNVLTLGDDDARTIGVNARKIRLLIIICATFVTAASVSVSGVIGWVGLVIPHLARKLVGNNFNHLMPATMLFGAIFLLLVDNFSRNLFTTEIPLGILTAFIGAPFFIYLITRKGESF; encoded by the coding sequence ATGGGGAAACTAAATCGGAATAACGTAGTGGTCTTGAGTCTGGGCATTCTGCTTATTTTCTCAATCATCATCTCCATTCGGCTTGGCCGCTACCCTATCCCTGTCCAGGAACTCCTGGGAATCCTGCTTTCGAAATTTTACCCCATAGAGAAATTTTGGCCCGAACAAGTTGAAATTGTTTTGCTCAACATCAGGCTGCCGCGCATCCTTTTAGCCTGCCTGGTAGGCTGCTGTCTGTCCGCTGCGGGCGCAGCCTATCAAGGGGTTTTTCAAAACCCTATGGCGGCTCCGGATGTCTTGGGCGCCTCTCAGGGAGCTGCCTTTGGAGCTGCTTTGGCGATCCTCTGTTACGGCAACAGCACCCTTATTACCCTTAGCGCCTTTTTCTTCTCACTTTTGACGGTGGCTTTAGTGTATCTGATCAGTCAGCGTACCAGAGGAAAAACCATTCTGGCTTTAGTTCTGTCGGGGATCATGATCAGTTCACTCTTCTCCGCAGGTACATCCTTTATCAAATTGGTGGCTGATCCTACCGATCAGCTTCCCGCCATCACCTATTGGCTGATGGGAAGCCTGGCAGGGGCAAAGTTCAGGGATGTTTTATTCTCCATAATCCCCATGAGTCTGGGGCTTATCCCTTTGCTTCTCTTGCGCTGGCGGCTGAATGTTCTCACTTTAGGGGACGATGATGCCAGGACCATAGGCGTCAATGCCCGGAAAATCCGCCTGTTGATTATCATCTGCGCCACCTTTGTCACGGCAGCCAGCGTATCCGTAAGCGGCGTAATCGGCTGGGTAGGCCTGGTCATCCCTCATTTGGCCAGAAAGCTGGTGGGAAACAATTTTAACCATCTTATGCCGGCCACCATGTTATTCGGCGCCATCTTCCTCTTGCTTGTGGATAATTTCTCAAGAAATCTCTTTACAACCGAAATTCCTCTGGGAATACTCACTGCTTTTATCGGGGCGCCCTTTTTCATCTATTTGATTACCCGAAAGGGGGAAAGCTTTTGA
- a CDS encoding ABC transporter ATP-binding protein yields the protein MSIEVANLSFSYGDRLILDGISFVARDKELLSILGPNGTGKSTLFRCILGLLSKYQGQALLNGIDLRSFGIKEMAKVIAYIPQSHYPSFNYTVLDMVLMGTTVQVSAISSPGSKQRKLAESALERLGIAHLKERGYTRISGGERQLVLMARALVQEARILILDEPTANLDFGNQIRVLTQIKSLTKEGYTIIQSTHNPDQTFLFSDRVMAMKDGRILALGPPCQVFTQELIQRLYGIEVELQSLYEDKARVCIPKSIIAEDDQQRFCS from the coding sequence TTGAGTATTGAAGTTGCCAATCTAAGTTTCAGCTACGGGGACCGGCTTATTCTCGATGGGATCAGCTTTGTTGCCAGGGACAAGGAATTATTATCTATCCTGGGGCCGAATGGTACAGGAAAAAGCACCCTGTTTCGTTGTATCCTCGGGTTGCTTAGCAAGTATCAAGGGCAAGCCCTTTTGAACGGCATTGATCTTCGCAGTTTTGGAATCAAGGAAATGGCCAAGGTCATTGCCTATATCCCCCAATCCCACTATCCTTCCTTTAACTATACGGTCCTGGATATGGTTCTCATGGGCACCACCGTTCAGGTATCCGCTATTTCCAGCCCCGGCAGCAAGCAGCGCAAACTTGCGGAGTCTGCCTTGGAACGCCTTGGCATCGCTCATTTAAAGGAGCGGGGCTACACCCGGATCAGCGGTGGAGAACGGCAGCTGGTTTTAATGGCCCGGGCCTTGGTCCAGGAAGCCAGAATTCTGATCCTGGATGAACCTACTGCCAATCTGGACTTCGGCAACCAAATCCGGGTCCTCACTCAGATAAAATCCTTGACTAAAGAAGGGTATACCATTATCCAATCCACTCATAATCCGGATCAGACCTTTTTATTTTCGGACAGAGTCATGGCGATGAAGGATGGCAGGATTCTGGCTCTGGGCCCCCCCTGCCAGGTGTTTACCCAGGAGCTGATTCAGCGGCTCTACGGAATAGAAGTTGAGCTGCAGAGCCTCTACGAAGACAAAGCCAGAGTCTGTATTCCCAAGAGCATTATCGCAGAGGATGATCAGCAGCGGTTTTGCTCTTAA